A window from Telopea speciosissima isolate NSW1024214 ecotype Mountain lineage chromosome 8, Tspe_v1, whole genome shotgun sequence encodes these proteins:
- the LOC122671963 gene encoding protein transport protein Sec61 subunit gamma-like — MDALDSVVDPLREFAKDKYRLVKHCHKPDGKEFTKVTFCMAAGFIVMGFVGFFMNLILIPINNIIVGSI; from the coding sequence ATGGATGCGCTAGATTCCGTCGTCGATCCATTGAGAGAGTTCGCTAAGGACAAGTATCGCCTTGTCAAGCACTGCCACAAGCCAGATGGAAAAGAATTCACGAAGGTCACATTTTGTATGGCTGCCGGCTTCATCGTGATGGGATTCGTTGGGTTCTTCATGAACCTAATCCTCATCCCCATCAACAACATCATCGTCGGATCTATTTAG